In Onthophagus taurus isolate NC chromosome 6, IU_Otau_3.0, whole genome shotgun sequence, a genomic segment contains:
- the LOC111414991 gene encoding golgin subfamily A member 2-like — MADATKAQRILAAKKLVKEYQKKKSKSTPGDSLTNSTHSSLNEAPHIDEADQFQSHNSSPLQQYFSGGQHQEPTTASFFDNIPHNNVPSQGNQDFYSFDHVNFNKNVDKETNQVNTNVYFQSVEDSLSYDDPEIKPNEIYDNLHKHNHVTIEDAIQLNDYLKNDNQVDVGDVKEENGKVEGNMESLKQLSTQIIQLIDDNSVPDGILQSNRELESKYAETLTLLQEEKFRNNNLMEELKIYREKVNYLENDFYQKQQMPSDEKQGLLDEIERHEQTVKFLVAEKSDLDKIVAQRDTELKEKLTECGELNARLKTSRSRVADLERELTLLKESKLRNNIPVEENEKYVETLNECATLRGQRDEMQQDISELQQKLNTSSSENAKLRMEIQELTSQLSLLNIKLQQVTSGDTQNNFQMENLSLQLQGYEKQNFELQNIIKNLSNEKEQAAIQYQQYVQQLNGQLNNLSQKLEEKIRENESLIGRERDLTNQMVELEMLLQKMQEDQNQIHSKPHSNSGVELIELQECLRKIEDEKKLLEESYVEVKGERDEVFKELELKRDEMMQLEDMVSHLRNNQPDSVKLLAEMESDKVAASRAVAQNEELKSQLTEMQNAFIKISNEKLELAEQLSNAKHKTKEAEDQLGHLESQIHTLSDAIAIKDKEMYSLRESAAEMNRFVVQQNQLEDRLRHYEAHDHSTHALQHELQQSYMKLQTLTTENNSLKLNMNNLEDKFNKLLIEKESKVEENDEKSENSSQSLLNKIENLEKINKELELKLSTQIDGVNNTNIEGLDNENISQKDAMKQLEIKFTKMMEEIANLEDEKQRLEHLVLQLQDETETIGEYVTLYQHQRGVLKQRTSEKEEEMRQLAIDKEHMKQKIDQLNNLINRLMIERDDIALDALQHQTVDKSQLCLEHAKVHQEMESKAGNKEFNNNTKTAEKIIELLSEIKTSSLVQSNGLENFHPCPWCSGQLITV; from the exons ATGGCGGACGCCACTAAAGCTCAGCGAATTTTGGCTGCGAAAAAGCTG GTAAAGGagtatcaaaagaaaaaatcgaaaagtaCCCCCGGAGATAGTTTAACAAATTCAACTCATAGTTCACTAAATGAAGCCCCACATATTGATGAAGCCGATCAATTTCAAAGTCACAATTCTTCACCCTTACAACAATATTTTAGTGGGGGACAACATCAAGAACCAACAACAGCAAGTTTTTTCGACAATATTCCACATAATAATGTACCATCACAAGGGAATCAAGATTTTTATAGTTTTGATCatgttaattttaacaaaaatgttgataagGAGACAAATCAAGTGAATACAAATGTATATTTTCAATCTGTTGAGGATTCTTTAAGTTATGATGACCCGGAAATTAAACCCAATGAGATTTATGataatttacataaacatAATCATGTGACTATTGAAGATGCAATCCAATTAaatgattacttaaaaaatgataatcaaGTGGATGTGGGTGATGTTAAAGAAGAGAATGGGAAAGTTGAAGGGAATATGGAGAGTTTAAAGCAACTTTCGACTCAAATTATTCaattaattgatgataatTCAGTTCCGGATGGTATTTTGCAAAGTAATCGTGAGTTAGAATCAAAGTATGCAGAAACTTTGACGTTATTGCAAGAAGAAAAGTTTcggaataataatttaatggaagaattaaagatttatcgcgaaaaagttaattatctagaaaatgatttttatcaaaaacaacaaatgCCATCAGATGAAAAACAAGGATTATTAGATGAGATTGAACGTCATGAACAAACAGTAAAGTTTCTAGTTGCAGAAAAAAGtgatttagataaaattgttGCTCAAAGAGACAccgaattaaaagaaaaattaacggAATGTGGCGAATTAAACGCTCGATTAAAAACGTCAAGATCACGTGTGGCTGATTTAGAGAGAGAATTAACCCTTTTAAAAGAAAGCAAGCTTCGAAATAATATTCCTGTTGAGGAGAATGAGAAATATGTTGAAACATTAAATGAATGTGCCACTTTAAGAGGTCAAAGGGATGAGATGCAACAAGATATTTCAGAAttgcaacaaaaattaaatacaagtAGCTCAGAAAATGCTAAATTAAGGATGGAAATTCAAGAGTTAACCTCTCAATTATCTTTGCTTAATATAAAGCTTCAACAAGTTACTTCGGGGGATAcccaaaacaattttcaaatggaaaatttatcaCTTCAACTTCAAGGgtatgaaaaacaaaatttcgaattacaaaacataattaaaaatttatccaaCGAAAAAGAACAAGCTGCCATTCAATACCAACAATATGTCCAACAATTAAATggacaattaaataatttgtccCAAAAACTAGAAGAAAAAATCCGCGAAAATGAATCGTTAATCGGAAGAGAACGCGACCTCACCAATCAAATGGTCGAATTGGAAATGTTGCTCCAAAAAATGCAAGAAgatcaaaatcaaattcatTCAAAACCACACTCTAACAGTGGAGTCGAATTAATCGAATTACAAGAATGTTTGAGGAAAATTGAGGACGAAAAGAAGCTTTTAGAGGAATCTTATGTGGAGGTTAAAGGAGAACGGGACGAAGTTTTTAAGGAATTGGAGCTAAAACGGGATGAAATGATGCAATTGGAGGATATGGTTTCGCATTTGAGGAATAATCAACCTGATAGCGTTAAATTATTAGCTGAAATGGAAAGCGATAAAGTCGCCGCGTCTCGAGCTGTTGCACaaaatgaagaattaaaaagcCAATTAACCGAAATGCAaaatgcttttattaaaatt agTAACGAAAAATTAGAATTGGCTGAACAATTAAGTAACGCAAAACATAAAACGAAAGAAGCTGAAGACCAATTAGGTCACTTAGAATCTCAAATACACACATTATCCGATGCTATAGCtataaaagataaagaaatgtaTTCGTTACGAGAAAGCGCAGCGGAAATGAATCGATTTGTGGTTCAACAGAATCAATTGGAAGATAGATTGAGGCATTATGAGGCTCACGATCATAGTACACACGCTTTACAACACGAATTACAACAGTCTTATATGAAATTGCAAACATTAACAACCGAAAATAATAGTCTAAAACTAAATATGAATAATCTCGaggataaatttaataagttattaattgaaaaagaaagtAAAGTTGaggaaaatgatgaaaaatcgGAAAATTCTTCCCAatcacttttaaataaaattgaaaatttagaaaaaattaataaagaattagaattaaaactcTCTACACAAATTGATGGggtaaataacacaaatattgaGGGATtagataacgaaaatatttccCAAAAAGATGCAATGAAacaattagaaataaaatttacgaaaATGATGGAGGAAATTGCGAATTTAGAGGATGAAAAGCAACGATTAGAACATTTAGTTTTACAACTTCAAGATGAAACTGAAACAATTGGAGAATATGTCACGTTATACCAACATCAAAggggtgttttaaaacaaagaacgtcagaaaaagaagaagaaatgcGACAACTTGCCATTGATAAAGAacatatgaaacaaaaaattgatcaattaaataatttgattaatcGATTGATGATTGAGAGGGATGATATCGCTTTGGACGCGTTACAACACCAAACCGTGGATAAATCTCAACTTTGTTTGGAGCACGCTAAAGTTCATCAAGAAATGGAATCGAAAGCGGGTAACAAAGAGTTTAATAACAACACGAAAACAGCGGAGAAAATTATTGAGTTGTTGAGCGAAATCAAAACTAGCAGTTTGGTTCAATCGAATGGTTTAGAAAATTTTCATCCTTGCCCATGGTGTTCTGGTCAACTTATAACggtgtaa
- the LOC111414994 gene encoding probable ATP-dependent RNA helicase DDX23 — translation MGNDKKRRSRSRERNDKEREKRSRYSRSKSRERHKRHRSRSKSRERDLKYDSKYEKDKYQHGKSDRDRRDDRNYDKDKKQRKKTPSPTPEDTKEEVKHDPNVNLKKEPLSLEEFLSKKKAEEAAKSKPVFLTKEQRAAEAIKRRQEEIDKLRKVHDAERKIIDDIQKSRLEEAKREDREHRRNRERDTKEEDKQKDKDKERETEAIKERYLGIVKKKRRQRRLNDRKFVFDWDAGEDTSNDYNSLYKERHQVQFFGRGNLAGIDIKAQKRDQSKFYGELLEKRRTEAEKAQEKVRLKKVRRKEEKQLWDDRHWSEKDVDEMTERDWRIFREDYNITIKGGKIPEPIRNWKESGIQKELLDIVDKVGYKDPTPIQRQAIPIGMQNRDIIGVAETGSGKTLAFLIPLLSWIQSLPKIERNEDADQGPYAIILAPTRELAQQIEEETQKFGQPLGIRTVVVVGGLSREEQGFRLRMGCEIVIATPGRLIDVLENRYLVLNQCTYIVLDEADRMIDLGFEPDVQKILEYMPVTNLKPDTEEAEDSKILLANYNSKKKYRQTVMFTATMPPAVERLARTYLRRPAVVYIGSIGKPVERVEQIVHIMGENDKRKKLMEYLNRGIEPPIIIFVNQKKGADVLAKGLEKLGHNACTLHGGKGQEQREYALASLKSGAKDILVATDVAGRGIDIKDVSMVINYDMAKTIEDYTHRIGRTGRAGKTGIAVSFCTNDDSALFYDLKQMLLSSPVSTCPPELMNHPECQMRPNQPKRRRDEMIFA, via the exons atGGGAAATGATAAAAAGCGTCGTTCTAGAAGTAGAGAACGCAACGATAAAGAACGTGAAAAACGCTCAAGGTACTCAAGATCTAAAAGCAGGGAAAGACATAAACGCCATAGATCACGATCTAAATCTCGCGAGAGAGATTTAAAATATGACTCGAAATACGAAAAAGATAAATATCAGCATGGAAAATCCGATAGGGATCGTCGCGATGATAGAAATTACGATAAGGATAAGAAGCAAAGAAAAAAGACGCCCAGTCCAACACCGGAAGATACCAAAGAGGAGGTTAAACACGATCCTAATGTCAACCTTAAAAAAGAACCGTTGAGTTTGGAAGAGTTTTTATCGAAGAAAAAAGCGGAAGAAGCCGCTAAAAGTAAA CCGGTATTTCTTACGAAAGAACAAAGAGCAGCGGAAGCTATAAAAAGGAGACAAGAAGAAATTGACAAGCTACGGAAAGTTCATGATgcagaaagaaaaattattgatgatattCAAAAATCGCGGTTGGAGGAAGCTAAAAGAGAAGATCGTGAACATcg gAGAAATCGTGAACGTGATACAAAAGAAGAAGACAAACAAAAAGATAAAGATAAAGAACGTGAAACGGAAGCGATTAAAGAACGTTATTTAGGAatcgtaaagaaaaaaagacgTCAAAGACGTTTAAACGATCGGAAATTTGTTTTCGATTGGGATGCAGGTGAAGATACATCGAACGATTATAATTCTTTATACAAAGAAAGACATCAAGTACAATTTTTCGGTCGTGGAAATTTAGCCGGGATTGATATAAAAGCGCAAAAACGCGatcaaagtaaattttatggGGAACTTTTAGAGAAACGTCGCACGGAAGCGGAAAAAGCCCAAGAAAAAGTACGGTTAAAGAAAGTTAGAAGAAAGGAGGAGAAACAACTTTGGGATGATCGTCATTGGTCGGAAAAAGATGTTGATGAAATGACCGAAAGGGATTGGAGAATATTTAGGGAGGATTACAACATTACCATTAAAGGTGGAAAAATACCTGAACCAATAAGAAATTGGAAAGAATCCGGGATACAAAAAGAGTTATTGGATATCGTTGATAAAGTTGGATATAAAGATCCAACTCCGATTCAGCGACAAGCAATTCCTATTGGGATGCAAAATCGGGATATTATTGGTGTTGCAGAAACTGGTTCAGGAAAAACTTTAGCTTTTCTCATCCCTCTATTATCTTGGATACAATCTTTACcgaaaattgaaagaaatgaAGACGCCGATCAAGGTCCTTACGCAATCATTTTAGCACCAACTCGTGAATTGGCACAACaaattgaagaagaaacacaaaaatttGGTCAACCACTTGGTATTCGTACAGTGGTTGTTGTTGGTGGTTTAAGCAGAGAGGAACAAGGTTTTAGATTACGAATGGGTTGTGAAATCGTTATTGCAACCCCCGGTCGTCTTATTGATGTCTTAGAAAATCGATATTTAGTACTAAACCAATGTACATATATCGTACTTGATGAAGCTGATCGTATGATCGATTTAGGTTTTGAACCCGACGTACAAAAAATCTTGGAATATATGCCggtaacaaatttaaaacccGATACAGAGGAAGCTGAAGacagtaaaattttattggcGAATTATAAcagcaagaaaaaatatcgCCAAACGGTGATGTTTACAGCTACAATGCCTCCTGCTGTTGAGAGATTAGCTCGCACTTATTTGAGAAGACCCGCTGTTGTTTATATCGGTAGCATTGGTAAACCTGTTGAAAGAGTTGAACAAATAGTTCATATCATGGGCGAAAACGATAAGAGAAAGAAATTGATGGAGTATTTGAACCGCGGAATTGAACCTCCgattattattttcgttaatcAAAAGAAAGGAGCCGACGTTTTGGCTAAAGGCTTGGAAAAACTTGGCCACAACGCTTGCACTCTTCACGGTGGCAAAGGACAAGAACAGAGAGAATACGCTTTAGCCAGTCTTAAATCGGGAGCTAAAGATATTTTGGTTGCCACCGACGTAGCTGGAAGAGGTATTGACATCAAAGATGTTTCGATGGTTATTAATTATGATATGGCTAAAACAATCGAAG attATACCCATCGTATTGGAAGAACCGGCCGTGCAGGAAAAACCGGTATCGCTGTTAGTTTTTGTACTAACGACGATTCGGCTTTGTTCTATGATTTGAAACAAATGTTACTTTCATCACCCGTTTCAACGTGTCCACCCGAATTAATGAATCATCCTGAGTGTCAAATGAGACCTAATCAACCCAAAAGGAGAAGagatgaaatgatttttgcataa
- the LOC111414997 gene encoding coiled-coil domain-containing protein 43, which produces MAAAVDNFIDWLGNKLKDLNTDESVFGSYITGILDCDDSIEEKTEALQGILSEIIENENNITQVCNEIIEMYVKFKPKQASGNNAAIEDVEVKLAKMLESQCLATTKQREYTAEEKKIREAILSQYSQMSDEEDEQNNICTTEHKESLEKNTNALSVHQAERERREQAKLDSQRKKEKDKEDREKQKQMKEEKKEKRKTVKGERRR; this is translated from the exons atggcgGCTGCGGTAGATAACTTTATAGACTGGTtaggaaataaattaaaagactTAAATACAGACGAGAGCGTTTTCGGCTCGTATATAACTGGAATATTAGATTGTGATGATTCAATCGAAGAAAAAACCGAAGCACTGCAAGGTATACTATCAGAGATCATTGAGaat GAAAATAACATAACGCAAGTGTGTAACGAAATAATTGAAATGTACGTTAAATTTAAACCCAAGCAAGCCTCCGGAAATAACGCAGCAATTGAAGATGTTGAAGTTAAActtgcaaaaatgttagagtcACAATGTTTGGCGACTACAAAGCAAAGGGAATATACAGCTGAAGAGAAAAAGATACGGGAGGCGATTTTATCTCAATACAGTCAAATGAGTGATGAAGAGGatgaacaaaataatatttgcacTACTGAGCATAAAGAaagtttagaaaaaaataccaACGCTTTGTCGGTACATCAAGCTGAAAGGGAAAGAAGAGAGCAAGCTAAATTGGATAGTCAGCGAAAAAAGGAAAAGGATAAAGAAGATCG AGAGAAGCAAAAGCAAATGAAAGAAGAGAAAAAGGAGAAAAGAAAAACTGTCAAAGGGGAAAGAAGGAGGTAG
- the LOC111414996 gene encoding uncharacterized protein, which produces MEYDKRIKLNAFQGWTTYKDDYRKFSLSLLGPPEDSVKYQKITPEHKPLPPCVKFQNEDHETFVKFNSYVPMDLLWEPRPIVQTNPRIIPPKFKKSEFDPGRLEAIKTRPRLFVSPAIPLDDVAEGVVKDLILKNTYTTTLRMAQEEVMKFTRPIKRETFETCIDRGDPVACKVDKFPSLPQEWRSLSAAWDKKQKRSLVDPTQQFWLNRPLHEDMYAKMSSLVPQEVKDHISELIDKEEIRYPHDQTKPLYTGLRPRLASGVPLEKTNLPIYHPLVSSQQAIAKRWEQK; this is translated from the exons ATGGAATAtgataaaagaataaaattaaacgctTTCCAAGGTTGGACAACCTACAAAGATGATTATCGAAAATTCTCCTTGAGCCTATTAGGACCGCCTGAAGATTCTgtaaagtatcaaaaaatcaCTCCCGAACATAAACCTTTACCGCCTTGcgtaaaatttcaaaatgaagATCACGAAACGTTCGTTAAATTTAATAGTTATGTCCCCATGGATCTGTTATGGGAACCTCGACCGATCGTTCAAACGAATCCAAGAATTATTCCcccaaagtttaaaaaaagcGAATTCGATCCCGGTAGATTAGAGGCGATTAAAACTCGCCCGAGACTTTTTGTATCCCCAGCGATTCCTTTAGACGATGTAGCCGAAggtgtagtaaaagatttaatCCTAAAAAATACGTACACAACAACGTTAAGGATGGCCCAAGAGGAAGTTATGAAATTCACAAGACCGATAAAAAGAGAGACTTTTGAAACGTGTATAGACCGAGGAGACCCTGTAGCTTGCAAAGTCGATAAATTCCCATCGTTACCGCAAGAATGGAGGTCTTTAAGTGCTGCTTgggataagaaacaaaaaagatcTTTGGTCGATCCAACCCAACAGTTTTGGTTGAATAGACCACT CCACGAAGATATGTACGCTAAAATGTCTAGTTTAGTCCCGCAAGAAGTTAAAGATCACATCAGCGAGTTAAttgataaagaagaaattcGATATCCGCACGATCAAACAAAACCGCTTTATACGGGATTAAGACCACGATTAGCTTCTGGTGTACCCCttgaaaaaactaatttacCTATTTATCACCCGCTTGTTAGTTCCCAACAAGCTATAGCTAAACGGTGGGAACAAAAATag